The proteins below come from a single Sorghum bicolor cultivar BTx623 chromosome 4, Sorghum_bicolor_NCBIv3, whole genome shotgun sequence genomic window:
- the LOC8074152 gene encoding protein disulfide isomerase-like 1-4 isoform X2, producing MGSTTMSLPSFPAVLMLLLLATAAAAAAGSNKAEEELDDLQYLIDNSHDIPANDPDGWPEGGGGGDDDDDDDLLFQDQDEDLLGHQPQIDETHVVVLTAANFSSFLSATRHVMVEFYAPWCGHCQELAPEYAAAAAHLAAHPHQADLALAKVDATEETDLAQRYDVQGFPTILFFIDGVPKDYNGARTKDAIVDWINKKLGPAVQNVTSVDEAERILTGDDKAVLAFLDTLSGAHSDELAAASRLEDSINFYQTLTPDVAKLFHIDAATKRPSIVLLKKEEEKLTFYDGEFKASAIADFVSANKLPLVTTLTQETSPSIFGNPIKKQILLFAIASESSKFLPIFKEAAKPFKGKLLFVFVERDNEEVGEPVADYFGITGQETTVLAYTGNEDAKKFFLDGEVSLEAIKDFAEGFLEDKLTPFYKSEPVPESIYAPWCGHCQSLEPTYNKLARHLRGVDSLVIAKMDGTANEHPRAKSDGYPTILFYPAGKKSFEPITFEGERTVVDMYKFIKKHASIPFKLKRQESSTQMEEGVKSSDTNLKDEL from the exons ATGGGATCAACCACAATGTCCCTTCCATCATTCCCCGCCGTCCtcatgctcctcctcctcgccaccgccgccgccgccgccgccggaagcAACAAGGCTGAGGAGGAGCTGGACGACCTCCAGTACCTTATTGACAACTCCCACGACATCCCCGCCAACGACCCCGATGGGTGGCctgagggcggcggcggcggcgacgacgacgacgacgacgacctgctATTCCAAGATCAGGACGAGGACCTCCTGGGCCACCAGCCGCAGATCGACGAGACCCACGTCGTGGTCCTCACCGCCGCCAacttctcctccttcctctccgCCACCCGCCATGTCATGGTTGAGTTCTACGCCCCCTGGTGTGGCCACTGCCAGGAGCTCGCCCCGGaatacgccgccgccgccgcgcatcTCGCCGCCCACCCTCACCAGGCCGACCTCGCCCTCGCCAAGGTCGACGCCACCGAGGAAACCGACCTCGCCCAGAGGTACGACGTCCAGGGCTTCCCCACCATCCTCTTCTTCATCGACGGCGTCCCCAAGGACTACAACGGCGCCAGGACCAAGGACGCCATCGTCGACTGGATCAACAAGAAGCTCGGCCCGGCCGTGCAAAATGTCACCAGCGTCGACGAGGCGGAGAGGATACTCACCGGGGATGACAAAGCCGTCCTTGCCTTCCTCGACACTCTATCC GGTGCTCACAGTGACGAGCTTGCTGCTGCTTCAAGGCTGGAAGATAGCATCAACTTTTATCAGACTTTGACTCCCGATGTTGCTAAGCTTTTCCATATTGACGCAGCAACAAAGCGTCCATCCATAGTACTTCtgaagaaagaggaggagaaGTTGACCTTCTATG ATGGGGAGTTTAAAGCATCAGCCATTGCTGATTTTGTGTCTGCTAACAAGCTTCCTTTGGTTACCACACTAACTCAAGAAACTTCCCCTTCCATTTTTGGCAATCCAATCAAGAAGCAG ATTTTACTATTTGCTATTGCAAGCGAGTCCTCCAAATTTCTGCCCATCTTTAAGGAAGCAGCAAAGCCATTTAAGGGAAAG CTATTATTTGTCTTTGTGGAGCGAGACAATGAGGAAGTTGGTGAACCAGTTGCTGACTACTTTGGTATTACTGGACAAGAGACCACA GTTCTTGCTTACACTGGCAATGAAGATGCTAAGAAATTTTTCCTTGATGGTGAGGTGTCACTTGAAGCTATTAAG GACTTTGCTGAAGGTTTCTTGGAAGACAAGCTTACACCATTCTACAAGTCTGAACCAGTACCTGAATCT ATATATGCACCATGGTGTGGGCACTGTCAATCACTGGAGCCTACTTACAACAAACTAGCCAGGCATCTACGTGGCGTTGACTCCCTTGTGATAGCTAAAATGGATGGTACTGCCAATGAGCATCCACGTGCAAAG TCTGATGGATACCCAACTATTCTCTTCTATCCAGCTGGGAAGAAAAGCTTTGAGCCT ATCACTTTTGAGGGGGAGCGGACAGTGGTAGATATGTACAAGTTCATCAAGAAACATGCTAGCATCCCTTTCAAATTGAAGCGCCAGGAGTCGAGCACTCAGATGGAGGAGGGTGTAAAGAGCTCTGATACGAACCTGAAGGACGAACTGTAG
- the LOC8074152 gene encoding protein disulfide isomerase-like 1-4 isoform X1 — MGSTTMSLPSFPAVLMLLLLATAAAAAAGSNKAEEELDDLQYLIDNSHDIPANDPDGWPEGGGGGDDDDDDDLLFQDQDEDLLGHQPQIDETHVVVLTAANFSSFLSATRHVMVEFYAPWCGHCQELAPEYAAAAAHLAAHPHQADLALAKVDATEETDLAQRYDVQGFPTILFFIDGVPKDYNGARTKDAIVDWINKKLGPAVQNVTSVDEAERILTGDDKAVLAFLDTLSGAHSDELAAASRLEDSINFYQTLTPDVAKLFHIDAATKRPSIVLLKKEEEKLTFYDGEFKASAIADFVSANKLPLVTTLTQETSPSIFGNPIKKQILLFAIASESSKFLPIFKEAAKPFKGKLLFVFVERDNEEVGEPVADYFGITGQETTVLAYTGNEDAKKFFLDGEVSLEAIKDFAEGFLEDKLTPFYKSEPVPESNDGDVKMVVGKNLDLIVLDESKDVLLEIYAPWCGHCQSLEPTYNKLARHLRGVDSLVIAKMDGTANEHPRAKSDGYPTILFYPAGKKSFEPITFEGERTVVDMYKFIKKHASIPFKLKRQESSTQMEEGVKSSDTNLKDEL; from the exons ATGGGATCAACCACAATGTCCCTTCCATCATTCCCCGCCGTCCtcatgctcctcctcctcgccaccgccgccgccgccgccgccggaagcAACAAGGCTGAGGAGGAGCTGGACGACCTCCAGTACCTTATTGACAACTCCCACGACATCCCCGCCAACGACCCCGATGGGTGGCctgagggcggcggcggcggcgacgacgacgacgacgacgacctgctATTCCAAGATCAGGACGAGGACCTCCTGGGCCACCAGCCGCAGATCGACGAGACCCACGTCGTGGTCCTCACCGCCGCCAacttctcctccttcctctccgCCACCCGCCATGTCATGGTTGAGTTCTACGCCCCCTGGTGTGGCCACTGCCAGGAGCTCGCCCCGGaatacgccgccgccgccgcgcatcTCGCCGCCCACCCTCACCAGGCCGACCTCGCCCTCGCCAAGGTCGACGCCACCGAGGAAACCGACCTCGCCCAGAGGTACGACGTCCAGGGCTTCCCCACCATCCTCTTCTTCATCGACGGCGTCCCCAAGGACTACAACGGCGCCAGGACCAAGGACGCCATCGTCGACTGGATCAACAAGAAGCTCGGCCCGGCCGTGCAAAATGTCACCAGCGTCGACGAGGCGGAGAGGATACTCACCGGGGATGACAAAGCCGTCCTTGCCTTCCTCGACACTCTATCC GGTGCTCACAGTGACGAGCTTGCTGCTGCTTCAAGGCTGGAAGATAGCATCAACTTTTATCAGACTTTGACTCCCGATGTTGCTAAGCTTTTCCATATTGACGCAGCAACAAAGCGTCCATCCATAGTACTTCtgaagaaagaggaggagaaGTTGACCTTCTATG ATGGGGAGTTTAAAGCATCAGCCATTGCTGATTTTGTGTCTGCTAACAAGCTTCCTTTGGTTACCACACTAACTCAAGAAACTTCCCCTTCCATTTTTGGCAATCCAATCAAGAAGCAG ATTTTACTATTTGCTATTGCAAGCGAGTCCTCCAAATTTCTGCCCATCTTTAAGGAAGCAGCAAAGCCATTTAAGGGAAAG CTATTATTTGTCTTTGTGGAGCGAGACAATGAGGAAGTTGGTGAACCAGTTGCTGACTACTTTGGTATTACTGGACAAGAGACCACA GTTCTTGCTTACACTGGCAATGAAGATGCTAAGAAATTTTTCCTTGATGGTGAGGTGTCACTTGAAGCTATTAAG GACTTTGCTGAAGGTTTCTTGGAAGACAAGCTTACACCATTCTACAAGTCTGAACCAGTACCTGAATCT AATGATGGGGATGTCAAAATGGTTGTTGGGAAGAATCTGGATCTAATAGTTTTGGATGAATCAAAAGATGTACTTCTGGAG ATATATGCACCATGGTGTGGGCACTGTCAATCACTGGAGCCTACTTACAACAAACTAGCCAGGCATCTACGTGGCGTTGACTCCCTTGTGATAGCTAAAATGGATGGTACTGCCAATGAGCATCCACGTGCAAAG TCTGATGGATACCCAACTATTCTCTTCTATCCAGCTGGGAAGAAAAGCTTTGAGCCT ATCACTTTTGAGGGGGAGCGGACAGTGGTAGATATGTACAAGTTCATCAAGAAACATGCTAGCATCCCTTTCAAATTGAAGCGCCAGGAGTCGAGCACTCAGATGGAGGAGGGTGTAAAGAGCTCTGATACGAACCTGAAGGACGAACTGTAG
- the LOC8066464 gene encoding uncharacterized protein LOC8066464 translates to MLDAWFLLQLQLQSYQAVTARAWIELATSSPASRDPGRIAMAHHKQSQGTVARADDSTSSLPMGDDGGLSMLEHGGTLSLLSVAADDQGQEHQEEEEVDHNDTSSSSSPTGNKHKQTSCLLPARSLRSTDDAASHSQQAGGGVRSLSLSKILSFRMWAPAGASLSSSSSTSTLEDYIIDDDQHQLEHDAGAAKDKNKEEEEEEEKLKQVCRSQSVPATSVARRFSGTAKGKGSRRVADSSSSLTRLRVVPLRVPSPPPPLDQATTAGGEEEEEEQQQEEEDIAAEEAVCRICMVALSEEAVLKLECCCKGELALAHRACAIKWFSIKGNGTCDVCSQEVLNLPVTLRLRRLPDEPAARRPPSVLQAALALAQAHAQSTPQGADDPIPTATSRYSSSYRVWHGTPILVIVSMLAYFCFLEQLLVGDHGTAALAISLPFACVLGLFSSLTTTKMVSRRYVWIYSAVQFLFIVLFTHIFYRYVRMQAVIAIILSTFAGFSVAVCTNSALLQILRWRPRHVVASPTTAQGRHGSSSSRGPPVAMAVPVPMAEPDLEIAMPPAPA, encoded by the exons ATGCTGGATGCATGGTTTCTTCTTCAATTGCAATTGCAATCCTATCAAGCCGTCACTGCTCGAGCCTGGATCGAGCTCGCCACGTCCTCTCCTGCCTCCAGGGATCCAGGTCGCATCGCCATGGCTCATCATAAACAATCACAG GGGACGGTGGCGAGGGCGGACGACTCCACCTCCAGTTTGCCGATGGGAGACGATGGCGGCCTTTCCATGCTGGAACATGGCGgcacattatcattattatctgTAGCTGCAGATGATCAGGGGCAGGAGcatcaagaggaagaagaagtcgACCACAACgacacctcctcctcgtcctcgcccACCGGGAATAAGCATAAGCAGACGAGCTGCCTTCTGCCAGCACGCAGCCTGAGATCAACAGATGATGCAGCAAGTCATAGCCAGCAAGCAGGCGGCGGTGTCCGGTCGCTGTCcttgtcaaagatcttgagcttCAGAATGTGGGCGCCCGCCGGCGCATCCCTGTCGAGCTCCagctccacctccaccttggAGGATTACATTATTGATGATGATCAACATCAACTCGAGCATGATGCTGGTGCTGCCAAGGATAAGaacaaggaggaggaggaggaggaggagaagctgAAGCAGGTATGCCGCTCGCAGTCCGTGCCCGCTACGAGCGTCGCCCGGCGATTCAGCGGCACCGCAAAAGGAAAAGGGTCGAGGAGGGTGGCAGACTCCAGCTCCTCCCTCACGCGGCTCAGAGTGGTGCCGCTGCGTgttccttctcctcctcctcctctagaTCAGGCCACCACCGCCGGAGgagaagaggaggaagaagaacagcAACAAGAAGAAGAGGACATCGCGGCCGAGGAGGCGGTGTGCCGCATCTGCATGGTAGCCCTGTCCGAGGAGGCGGTGCTGAAGCTGGAGTGCTGCTGCAAGGGCGAGCTGGCCCTGGCGCACAGGGCCTGCGCCATCAAGTGGTTCAGCATCAAGGGCAACGGCACCTGCGACGTGTGCAGCCAGGAGGTGCTCAACCTTCCAGTCACCCTGCGACTGCGACGCCTCCCGGACGAGCCTGCAGCCCGTCGTCCACCATCCGTCCTTCAGGCGGCGCTGGCGCTGGCTCAGGCGCATGCGCAGAGCACTCCGCAAGGAGCTGATGATCCTATTCCTACCGCAACCAGCAGATACAGCAGCAGCTACAGGGTGTGGCACGGCACGCCAATCCTCGTCATCGTCAGCATGCTCGCCTACTTCTGCTTCCTGGAACAGCTGCTGGTCGGCGACCATGGCACGGCCGCTCTGGCCATCTCCTTGCCCTTCGCCTGCGTCCTTGGCCTCTTCTCCTCCCTAACCACAACAAAGATGGTGTCCAGGAGATATGTATGGATCTACTCTGCGGTGCAGTTCCTCTTCATTGTGCTCTTCACGCACATCTTCTACAGATAC GTGCGGATGCAAGCCGTGATCGCCATCATCCTGTCCACCTTCGCGGGCTTCAGCGTCGCCGTCTGCACCAACTCCGCCCTCCTCCAGATTCTCAGATGGAGGCCTAGACACGTTGTGGCATCGCCCACCACAGCTCAGGGCCGCCATGGTTCGTCCAGTTCCAGGGGGCCACCAGTGGCAATGGCTGTGCCAGTGCCAATGGCGGAGCCGGACCTTGAGATCGCTATGCCTCCTGCCCCTGCATAG